In the Natronolimnobius baerhuensis genome, one interval contains:
- a CDS encoding toll/interleukin-1 receptor domain-containing protein: MTGEQLYVSHAPGDLELVQELFSTVKNFPVGVHIALEEIESGRSRTRLTGRISNSDVVAVVLTERSASNQWVNQEIGYAQAKGIPLLPLYDHEQLRSGFVSDIEGVTIDRQNLSVTVFNLLCRLRSELAPLGALSVPNWYVEFPCTSPGCTHSVTLEIDRDQTKLWKLHRRGRHLSTDCEECDSRYYFDPGTIGFVGREDRCTQPR; the protein is encoded by the coding sequence ATGACGGGGGAACAGCTGTACGTTTCACACGCACCCGGCGACCTCGAACTCGTCCAAGAGCTGTTTTCCACTGTCAAGAATTTCCCCGTCGGCGTCCATATCGCACTCGAGGAGATTGAATCCGGCCGGTCGCGGACGCGACTGACGGGCCGAATCTCGAATAGCGATGTCGTCGCTGTCGTGTTGACAGAGCGATCCGCGTCGAATCAGTGGGTTAATCAGGAAATCGGCTACGCTCAGGCGAAGGGGATTCCACTCCTGCCGCTGTACGATCACGAACAACTTCGGAGCGGGTTTGTCAGCGATATCGAGGGAGTGACAATTGACCGGCAAAACCTGTCCGTGACGGTCTTCAACCTGCTCTGTCGGCTTCGTAGTGAACTCGCCCCGCTTGGTGCGCTCTCAGTGCCCAACTGGTACGTCGAGTTCCCGTGTACCAGTCCGGGGTGTACGCACTCGGTCACACTCGAGATCGACCGCGATCAGACGAAACTCTGGAAACTGCACCGGCGCGGTCGGCACCTTTCGACAGACTGTGAGGAATGTGACTCACGATACTACTTCGATCCGGGAACGATTGGATTCGTTGGTCGTGAGGACCGCTGTACGCAGCCTCGGTAG
- a CDS encoding J domain-containing protein has translation MAAGEIGCDGCGKSMSREQSTTVVLPTGERVCCCPECEPHARSVGGETDSRTETEPTSQSTLDQRRRACDGCRRTVLESALEEIVLQDGTVLACCSSCASEAPRVDADETTGSSTDSADATTDTSETSQDTSAQNRCSQCGEQVAVELFRVTTVDDRSERLCPPCKERFEERGIVKRVDMRATRARDVLGVGQGATADEIQTAYHQQVKRAHPDRQSGSRSAFQLVTDAYERLQQE, from the coding sequence ATGGCCGCGGGTGAAATTGGCTGTGATGGCTGTGGGAAGTCGATGTCACGCGAGCAGTCGACGACCGTCGTCTTACCCACCGGCGAGCGAGTCTGTTGCTGCCCAGAGTGTGAGCCACACGCTCGCTCAGTTGGCGGTGAAACTGACTCGAGAACGGAGACTGAACCTACTAGCCAGTCCACACTCGACCAACGACGCCGCGCCTGTGACGGCTGTCGTCGCACCGTCCTCGAGTCCGCCCTCGAGGAGATCGTGCTGCAAGATGGCACTGTCCTCGCGTGTTGTTCGTCGTGTGCGAGCGAAGCGCCTCGAGTGGACGCAGACGAGACGACGGGATCGTCGACGGACTCCGCTGACGCTACGACAGACACCAGTGAGACCAGCCAGGACACGTCGGCACAAAACCGCTGTAGTCAGTGTGGCGAACAGGTCGCGGTCGAACTGTTTCGTGTGACGACTGTCGATGATCGCAGTGAGCGACTCTGTCCGCCCTGCAAGGAGCGCTTCGAGGAACGGGGAATCGTCAAACGCGTCGATATGCGTGCCACGCGAGCGCGTGATGTTCTCGGTGTCGGACAGGGGGCAACGGCCGACGAAATCCAGACTGCGTACCATCAACAGGTCAAACGCGCCCATCCCGACCGCCAGAGCGGGAGTCGATCCGCGTTCCAACTCGTGACCGACGCCTACGAACGACTCCAACAGGAGTAA
- a CDS encoding DUF3054 domain-containing protein has translation MTGAVRTDQTETLTSQTRLRLAAGDFLVLVGLLAVGLYEHRTNPILEPVAALETMFPFLFGWAVAAVLAGVYTRAVATSPWQAARVVAVAWLAAMNVGLLLRSSPLFDGGAAWQFNAVMTGLGLAVLLAWRVGYAALVGAKST, from the coding sequence ATGACTGGCGCCGTTCGAACCGACCAGACGGAGACACTCACATCGCAGACGAGACTTCGGCTGGCTGCGGGTGATTTTCTCGTGCTCGTCGGCCTGCTAGCCGTTGGTCTCTACGAACACAGAACCAATCCGATCCTCGAGCCGGTGGCAGCGCTCGAGACGATGTTCCCGTTCCTGTTCGGCTGGGCAGTCGCTGCCGTGCTTGCCGGCGTCTATACGCGGGCTGTCGCGACCTCGCCGTGGCAGGCCGCCCGTGTCGTTGCAGTGGCCTGGCTCGCAGCGATGAACGTCGGGCTGCTCCTGCGTTCGTCGCCGCTGTTTGACGGTGGGGCCGCTTGGCAGTTCAACGCCGTGATGACGGGACTTGGGTTGGCTGTCTTGCTCGCCTGGCGTGTGGGCTACGCCGCGCTGGTTGGTGCAAAATCGACGTAG
- a CDS encoding ornithine cyclodeaminase family protein, with product MTTALFLTSDDVTDLASPRAYVDAVREGYQQRGDGAPAQPRSKFFRSDPGGMLTSYAAILPDTGAMGGYMYSAGFGAGDAWFMTPLFDAESGEPLALLDGASMNPFKTGAAGAVGVDALARDDAETLAIIGSGAQARGQLRATTTVREFTDVRVYSPTTDHREAFASEFDDRLEADVRAVDSSTAALRGADVVITATRASEPVFDGNDLEPGAHVTAMGQYATDRRELDTTTLERATYVPDLRERATFDAGAFLAALEAGVVTEDDIHAELGEVVAGNAPGRTSADEITVFDSGGTGIETVAAAYLLYERALEAGVGTEIEFSPASEALTGE from the coding sequence ATGACCACAGCCTTGTTTCTCACCAGCGACGACGTCACAGACCTTGCATCGCCAAGAGCCTACGTTGACGCCGTTCGCGAGGGGTACCAACAGCGCGGCGACGGTGCACCTGCACAGCCGCGATCCAAATTCTTCCGGTCCGATCCGGGCGGGATGCTCACCAGCTACGCCGCAATCCTTCCCGATACCGGAGCTATGGGCGGGTACATGTACAGCGCAGGCTTCGGTGCCGGCGACGCCTGGTTTATGACGCCGCTGTTCGATGCCGAGAGCGGCGAACCACTCGCCTTGCTCGATGGCGCGAGCATGAACCCGTTCAAAACCGGCGCTGCTGGCGCTGTTGGCGTCGACGCACTCGCTCGAGACGATGCCGAAACCCTTGCAATCATCGGTAGCGGCGCACAGGCTCGCGGCCAACTTCGGGCAACAACGACCGTGCGCGAGTTCACGGACGTTCGCGTCTACTCGCCGACGACCGACCATCGCGAGGCGTTTGCAAGCGAGTTTGACGACCGCCTCGAGGCCGACGTTCGAGCTGTCGACTCGAGTACAGCGGCACTGCGGGGTGCCGATGTCGTTATCACCGCGACACGGGCCAGCGAACCGGTGTTCGACGGCAACGACCTCGAGCCGGGGGCACACGTCACGGCGATGGGCCAGTACGCGACGGACAGACGGGAACTCGATACGACGACACTCGAGCGCGCAACGTATGTCCCGGACCTTCGCGAACGCGCGACGTTCGACGCGGGTGCGTTTCTCGCGGCACTCGAGGCGGGTGTCGTCACTGAAGACGACATTCACGCGGAACTTGGCGAGGTTGTTGCCGGGAACGCGCCGGGTCGAACCAGTGCGGACGAGATTACGGTGTTCGACAGCGGCGGGACGGGTATCGAAACCGTCGCTGCAGCCTATTTGCTGTACGAGCGAGCGCTCGAGGCAGGTGTCGGCACCGAAATCGAGTTTTCACCAGCAAGTGAGGCACTAACCGGCGAGTAG
- a CDS encoding DHH family phosphoesterase, which yields MSRAADLVSVLETADSLAIVCHDNPDPDCLASALALEAIALDAAVDDVTIVYGGEISHQQNRAFVNMLDITLEGVTDTAIDEYDCLAFVDHTQPGANTEVAGTVTPDIVVDHHPGESSGARFEDVRTNYGATATIFIEYLQTLEIDLTTRLASALLFALHRERLDFVREPTRREYEAALAVYPDADLEMLEQLYGSAFSPGTLDAIGRAIDSRERRGSSLIASVGVTGETDALPQAADYLLNLEGVDTVLAYGIVGDAIRLSARSIDPRVHIGETLDDAFGELGAVGGHHDMAGGRIELGLFADSADDDDALLEFVGHRITNRFFETLNLDDEHDR from the coding sequence ATGTCCCGTGCGGCCGACCTCGTGTCCGTCCTCGAGACGGCCGACTCGTTGGCGATTGTCTGTCACGACAACCCCGATCCCGACTGTCTCGCGAGCGCGCTCGCACTCGAGGCGATTGCACTCGATGCAGCGGTCGATGACGTCACCATCGTCTACGGCGGCGAGATCTCTCACCAGCAAAATCGGGCGTTCGTCAATATGCTCGATATCACGCTTGAAGGCGTCACAGACACAGCAATCGACGAATACGACTGTCTTGCGTTCGTCGATCACACCCAACCCGGCGCGAACACGGAGGTTGCTGGCACTGTCACCCCGGATATCGTCGTCGACCATCATCCCGGTGAGTCCAGTGGGGCACGATTCGAAGACGTCCGAACGAACTACGGCGCAACCGCGACCATCTTCATCGAGTACCTGCAGACACTCGAGATCGACCTCACGACGCGACTCGCCTCGGCCTTGCTGTTTGCACTCCATCGCGAACGACTCGATTTCGTCCGCGAACCAACCCGCCGCGAGTACGAAGCCGCACTCGCCGTCTATCCCGATGCTGACCTCGAGATGCTCGAGCAACTGTACGGCAGCGCCTTCTCGCCGGGCACCCTCGATGCGATTGGGCGGGCAATCGACTCGCGTGAACGCCGTGGCTCCTCGTTGATTGCAAGCGTCGGCGTCACCGGCGAAACGGACGCTCTGCCACAGGCGGCGGACTATTTGCTCAATCTTGAGGGCGTCGACACCGTGCTGGCCTACGGCATCGTCGGCGATGCGATCCGACTGAGTGCTCGGTCGATTGATCCACGCGTCCACATCGGCGAGACGCTTGACGACGCCTTCGGCGAACTCGGTGCAGTTGGCGGGCACCACGATATGGCAGGCGGCCGAATCGAACTCGGCCTGTTCGCAGATTCGGCTGACGACGACGACGCACTGCTCGAGTTCGTCGGTCACCGGATCACGAACCGCTTTTTCGAGACGCTAAATCTCGACGATGAACACGACCGATAA
- a CDS encoding Hsp20/alpha crystallin family protein codes for MTDRSGPLDDLERFIDRLTEHFEPVTRSLERGDDDHADRRLGLPAWEMPSMPSQGSGMTSLDLTDEGDEFVVTVDVPGYDTTDLEVRLDGPSLLISGDHEQETTQTASATEYVRQERHVQSFTRQVTLPAAVESDEVHATVNNGILTVQLPKRAHASGDDSTTIDID; via the coding sequence ATGACTGACCGATCAGGCCCGCTCGACGACCTCGAGCGGTTCATTGACCGACTCACCGAGCACTTCGAACCCGTCACTCGCTCGCTCGAGCGCGGCGACGATGACCACGCTGATCGACGACTCGGTCTCCCAGCGTGGGAGATGCCATCGATGCCCTCACAGGGGTCGGGAATGACGAGTCTCGATCTGACCGATGAGGGAGACGAGTTCGTTGTGACCGTCGATGTCCCCGGCTACGACACGACCGACCTCGAGGTTCGACTCGATGGACCGTCGTTGCTCATCAGTGGCGACCATGAGCAAGAGACAACACAGACAGCGTCAGCGACAGAGTACGTCCGCCAGGAACGACACGTCCAATCGTTCACCCGGCAGGTCACACTTCCTGCAGCGGTCGAGTCGGATGAGGTACATGCAACCGTGAACAACGGGATTCTCACGGTTCAACTTCCAAAACGAGCACACGCGTCCGGAGACGACTCGACGACGATTGATATCGACTGA
- a CDS encoding type 1 glutamine amidotransferase domain-containing protein → MTNALFVVSEEGYWGEECIEPLETLSASGFEITVATPSGGPPKLDETSADPDEVGEETAEHVREVHENDERLNDPIPTARADATEYDAVVFPGGHGTEWDVNQDHDARRLLRDAVEGDDGKALVVCHAVGILAFARDSQGAFIVNGRDVTGFPNEWEEGIVDEDGVMPTGRKLPYWVEDEVITAGGNWDAELEADTSVTVDGDLITARGPESSSAAAETLLEELGV, encoded by the coding sequence ATGACGAACGCACTGTTTGTTGTCAGCGAGGAAGGGTATTGGGGAGAAGAGTGTATCGAACCGCTCGAGACGCTCTCTGCTTCCGGGTTCGAGATTACGGTTGCGACGCCATCGGGTGGGCCACCGAAACTCGACGAAACGTCGGCCGATCCGGACGAAGTTGGCGAGGAGACCGCTGAACACGTTCGTGAGGTCCACGAGAACGACGAGCGACTGAATGATCCGATTCCGACCGCTCGAGCGGACGCAACGGAGTACGACGCGGTCGTCTTCCCCGGCGGCCACGGCACCGAGTGGGACGTGAATCAGGACCACGATGCGCGGCGACTCCTCCGAGACGCCGTCGAGGGCGACGACGGCAAGGCGCTCGTCGTCTGTCACGCCGTCGGCATCCTTGCGTTCGCCCGCGACAGCCAGGGCGCGTTCATCGTCAACGGCCGCGACGTGACCGGCTTCCCCAACGAGTGGGAAGAGGGCATCGTCGACGAGGACGGCGTGATGCCAACCGGTCGGAAGCTCCCCTACTGGGTCGAAGACGAGGTTATCACCGCCGGCGGTAACTGGGACGCCGAACTCGAGGCCGACACGAGCGTCACCGTCGACGGCGACCTAATCACCGCCAGAGGGCCGGAATCCTCGAGCGCCGCGGCCGAGACGCTGCTCGAGGAGTTGGGCGTATAG
- a CDS encoding Gfo/Idh/MocA family protein, whose product MTLSVGLIGAGGIGKTHATNIEAHPDATLRAVCDLERDRAESVVEATGSEAAVYTDYRDALSEVALDAVYITIPPQSRVDVIRDVAAAGAAIFCEKPLATTLEDGREIVDIVSEAEIPFMMGFCLRFATPLQDLRSLVADGAVGDPICLFSTRRGWGVPDGDNWRTNPEQACGITIESTSHNIDLLRWLGGDIETAGGATTNVTHPELEAFDDTMVAHVTFENGAIGTILNSWTAHVETFRHGVIGTEGTAVVSGDGWWQLDRLEYARGAESTMTEYDDAVATAMGYQGETDAFLESVAAGTVPPVGLEDGLRALEVSHDILE is encoded by the coding sequence ATGACGCTTTCGGTTGGACTCATCGGCGCTGGCGGTATCGGCAAGACGCACGCGACGAACATCGAAGCACATCCTGACGCGACGTTGCGAGCCGTCTGCGACCTCGAGCGTGACCGTGCCGAGTCGGTTGTGGAGGCGACCGGTTCGGAGGCCGCTGTCTACACGGACTACCGGGATGCACTCTCGGAGGTGGCGCTCGACGCGGTGTACATCACGATTCCGCCACAGAGTCGCGTCGACGTGATCCGGGACGTTGCAGCGGCGGGTGCAGCGATCTTCTGTGAAAAACCGCTTGCGACGACGCTCGAGGACGGCCGCGAGATTGTCGATATCGTCTCAGAAGCCGAAATACCGTTCATGATGGGCTTTTGCCTTCGCTTTGCGACACCGTTGCAGGACCTTCGCTCGCTCGTCGCAGACGGTGCAGTCGGCGACCCGATCTGTCTGTTCAGCACGCGGCGGGGCTGGGGCGTCCCAGACGGCGATAACTGGCGGACGAACCCCGAGCAGGCCTGTGGCATTACTATCGAGTCCACCTCTCACAACATCGACCTGCTGCGCTGGCTCGGCGGCGACATCGAGACCGCCGGTGGCGCAACGACCAACGTCACACACCCCGAACTCGAGGCGTTCGACGACACCATGGTTGCCCATGTCACCTTCGAGAACGGCGCGATTGGAACGATACTCAACAGTTGGACGGCCCACGTCGAGACGTTCCGCCACGGCGTCATCGGCACCGAGGGAACGGCCGTTGTCTCAGGCGACGGCTGGTGGCAACTCGACCGCCTCGAGTACGCGCGCGGAGCAGAATCAACGATGACCGAGTACGACGACGCCGTTGCGACAGCAATGGGATATCAGGGCGAAACTGACGCGTTCCTCGAGTCGGTCGCCGCCGGAACGGTGCCGCCAGTCGGACTCGAGGACGGACTGCGCGCGCTCGAGGTTTCACACGACATTCTCGAGTGA
- a CDS encoding transcription initiation factor IIB family protein, producing the protein MHSARDRLEYELWLEELETVADELNLEADARSCAVDLFLTDVPDADRSKRAVLAASVYAGSLVAGDGRTQRSVADAADVSRLSIQQRWKDILERAGLEPPRW; encoded by the coding sequence ATGCATAGCGCACGCGACCGCCTCGAGTACGAACTCTGGCTCGAGGAACTCGAGACAGTCGCCGACGAACTCAACCTCGAGGCTGACGCTCGTTCATGTGCCGTTGATCTCTTTCTGACGGACGTCCCCGACGCCGACCGATCCAAACGCGCCGTCCTCGCGGCGAGCGTCTACGCCGGCTCGCTCGTCGCTGGCGACGGACGCACCCAGCGTTCCGTCGCCGACGCGGCCGACGTCTCACGGCTCTCGATCCAACAGCGCTGGAAGGACATTCTCGAGCGAGCGGGCCTCGAGCCGCCGCGCTGGTAA
- a CDS encoding universal stress protein yields the protein MAVLVPFDASKLATTALERAVTFGSVLDEEIIVLTVIPDDPDYARERGWITEGEPFDEDAIESGLTERAQTVAPAATIRTVRVSADEPTATATTEVVREIRRVAAEVDPTVLFIGSENAGSVIAPQSSVGNSVANDQRYDVYVVRGERDEATSDLESTAEF from the coding sequence ATGGCCGTACTCGTTCCGTTTGATGCCTCGAAACTCGCGACGACTGCACTCGAGCGTGCTGTGACCTTCGGATCGGTGCTCGACGAAGAGATTATCGTTCTGACTGTGATTCCGGATGATCCAGACTACGCGCGTGAGCGCGGGTGGATCACGGAGGGAGAGCCGTTCGACGAGGATGCGATTGAGTCGGGGCTCACGGAGCGAGCGCAAACTGTCGCACCGGCGGCGACGATTCGGACGGTTCGAGTCAGTGCGGACGAGCCAACGGCAACGGCGACGACGGAGGTCGTGCGAGAGATTCGCCGCGTCGCGGCTGAGGTTGATCCAACGGTGCTGTTTATTGGCTCGGAAAACGCTGGCTCGGTCATTGCACCACAGTCGAGTGTCGGCAATTCGGTGGCGAACGACCAGCGATACGATGTGTACGTCGTCCGCGGCGAACGCGATGAGGCGACGTCTGATCTCGAGTCGACCGCGGAGTTCTGA
- a CDS encoding cation:proton antiporter has product MLSALTRPVEDPILVFGLAILVFLTAPLVIRRFRLPGIIGIIVVGAAIGPNGVGLLERDETIILLGEVGIVYLLFLAGLEINLSQFIRYTDRSVVFGLLSFLVPQAVGMVVGYSLLGLSLGAASLFAAIFASHTLLAYPVVAQLGIATRESVTATIGGTIITDTLALLVLAVVIAAEQGELGPTFWLELAGGLALFFAGIWLLVPRLGRWFFRTVERESYVEFLFVMAVLFGCAYLAELARVEPIIGAFLAGLALNRLIPEHGTLMNRIEFVGNALFIPFFLLSVGMLVDVRVLAAGLETIVFTVTLIVLVVTTKYAAAWLTARLYGYSHAETMTMFGLSVGQAAAALAIVLIGFDVGLLGEAMLNAVVLMILVVSVLSPTVVDRYGTVIAHTSKRTAYDRRTAPQRVLIPFSSALPDTDRDRLLECGMFIRDHGEEQPLILVSVARPGAETSSELAAIAATFEDVEAIAAGAEVPIERETRIDESRASGIVRATYENRATTVVVPWDGSPPTRGRQIGSTIDDVLARTTQQVVVTTLRQPLNTTREIVVVLPPGVGQIDGFYEAIQTVEHLASSVGASIRAIAVGHETERYERLFDLVEPDVSVTVERVDGWPALDTQLRSLEETTFVSAISPRRGAVGWHPELRGLPVRLTQQVPGSVAIVYPARSDRDDDRQFLQFG; this is encoded by the coding sequence ATGCTGTCGGCGTTGACACGTCCCGTCGAGGATCCGATACTCGTTTTCGGACTTGCGATCCTCGTTTTTTTGACGGCACCGCTGGTGATACGGCGGTTTCGACTTCCGGGGATTATCGGCATCATCGTCGTCGGCGCAGCCATCGGCCCGAACGGTGTTGGCTTACTCGAGCGCGATGAGACGATTATCTTGCTCGGCGAGGTCGGGATCGTCTATCTGCTCTTTCTTGCCGGCCTCGAGATCAATCTCTCGCAGTTTATTCGCTACACGGACCGGAGCGTCGTTTTCGGTCTGCTCTCGTTTCTGGTTCCCCAAGCAGTCGGAATGGTTGTCGGCTACAGCCTGCTGGGACTCTCATTGGGTGCGGCTTCGCTCTTTGCTGCGATTTTCGCCTCGCATACGCTGCTTGCGTATCCGGTCGTCGCACAACTCGGAATCGCAACCCGCGAGAGCGTCACGGCGACGATTGGCGGGACAATCATTACTGATACGCTCGCGTTGCTCGTACTTGCGGTCGTGATTGCGGCCGAACAGGGGGAACTTGGGCCGACGTTCTGGCTCGAGTTAGCTGGCGGCCTGGCGCTCTTTTTCGCGGGGATCTGGCTACTGGTGCCACGACTTGGCCGGTGGTTCTTCCGGACGGTCGAACGCGAGAGCTACGTCGAGTTTCTGTTCGTGATGGCGGTTCTGTTCGGCTGTGCGTATCTTGCGGAACTTGCCCGTGTCGAGCCCATCATCGGTGCGTTTCTGGCCGGGCTTGCGCTCAATCGCTTGATTCCGGAGCACGGGACGCTGATGAACCGTATCGAGTTCGTTGGCAACGCGCTCTTTATTCCGTTTTTCCTGCTGTCTGTTGGCATGCTCGTCGATGTTCGCGTGCTCGCAGCGGGCCTCGAGACGATTGTGTTTACCGTCACCCTCATCGTTCTCGTCGTGACGACGAAGTACGCTGCAGCGTGGCTGACGGCTCGGCTGTACGGCTACTCACACGCCGAGACGATGACGATGTTCGGCCTTTCGGTCGGGCAGGCCGCAGCAGCGCTGGCGATTGTCCTCATCGGGTTCGACGTAGGTCTGCTCGGTGAGGCGATGCTCAACGCCGTCGTGCTCATGATCCTCGTCGTGAGCGTGCTCAGTCCAACCGTCGTCGACCGCTACGGCACCGTCATCGCCCACACGTCCAAACGCACCGCGTACGACCGACGGACTGCCCCACAGCGCGTCCTGATTCCGTTCTCGAGTGCACTTCCAGACACAGACCGAGACCGGCTCCTCGAGTGTGGAATGTTCATCCGCGATCACGGCGAAGAGCAACCACTGATACTCGTCAGCGTTGCGCGGCCGGGGGCTGAGACCTCGAGTGAGTTGGCTGCCATTGCGGCAACGTTCGAAGACGTCGAAGCCATCGCTGCGGGTGCTGAGGTTCCAATTGAGCGCGAGACGCGTATCGACGAGAGCCGTGCATCGGGAATCGTCCGTGCAACCTACGAGAATCGGGCGACTACGGTCGTCGTCCCCTGGGACGGCTCACCACCGACCCGTGGGCGCCAGATCGGGTCTACTATCGATGACGTGCTCGCTCGAACGACCCAGCAGGTAGTGGTGACGACGCTCCGCCAGCCGCTCAATACGACTCGAGAGATCGTCGTTGTCTTGCCGCCAGGGGTCGGCCAGATTGACGGGTTCTACGAGGCGATTCAGACGGTCGAGCACCTCGCGAGTAGCGTTGGCGCGTCGATCCGTGCCATCGCCGTTGGCCACGAGACGGAGCGCTACGAGCGGCTGTTCGATCTGGTCGAACCGGACGTGTCGGTGACTGTCGAGCGCGTCGATGGGTGGCCTGCACTCGATACACAGCTACGGTCGCTCGAGGAGACGACGTTCGTGAGTGCAATCAGCCCGCGTCGTGGAGCGGTGGGTTGGCATCCCGAGTTGCGCGGTCTGCCAGTTCGACTTACACAGCAGGTCCCTGGCTCCGTCGCTATCGTCTATCCCGCCCGGAGTGACCGCGACGACGACAGACAGTTCCTGCAGTTCGGGTAA